Proteins encoded by one window of Geobacter sp. DSM 9736:
- a CDS encoding dienelactone hydrolase family protein yields MKVRVLVVLVTTWILIASAAWGKVTGREVEYRSGDTVLKGYLYVPQKTRVKGPRPAVMVVHEWWGLNDYARKRARMLAEQGYTALAVDMFGDGRIASYPDDAGKFANELMKNKAEAEARFNAGLDFLRRQPSVDPSRIAAIGYCFGGGIVLHMARQGADLRGAVSYHGTLATDEPAKPGRVKARILVFNGEADKMVPPEQVAAFNEEMTKAGARYRYVGYPGVKHSFTNPQADTYAKQFNLPLAYDPNADQNSWAQTLRFLKEIFRKGK; encoded by the coding sequence ATGAAAGTGCGTGTGCTGGTGGTTCTGGTAACGACATGGATTCTGATTGCTTCTGCAGCGTGGGGGAAGGTGACGGGGCGCGAGGTTGAGTATCGTTCAGGAGATACGGTGCTCAAAGGCTACCTTTATGTGCCCCAAAAGACGAGAGTCAAGGGTCCTCGTCCAGCAGTCATGGTGGTGCATGAATGGTGGGGGCTTAACGACTATGCGCGGAAAAGGGCGCGGATGCTGGCCGAGCAGGGCTATACCGCACTGGCGGTCGATATGTTCGGGGATGGCAGGATCGCTTCCTATCCGGACGATGCCGGGAAGTTCGCCAACGAGCTGATGAAGAACAAGGCCGAGGCGGAGGCCAGGTTCAATGCCGGTCTCGATTTCCTCAGGCGGCAGCCGTCCGTAGATCCAAGCCGCATTGCCGCCATCGGGTACTGCTTCGGAGGTGGAATAGTTCTTCATATGGCCCGGCAGGGAGCGGACCTGAGGGGGGCGGTGAGCTATCACGGTACTCTGGCCACCGATGAACCGGCCAAGCCGGGGAGGGTGAAGGCACGGATTCTTGTCTTCAACGGAGAGGCTGACAAGATGGTGCCACCTGAGCAGGTGGCTGCTTTCAACGAGGAGATGACAAAGGCAGGCGCACGCTACCGGTACGTGGGTTACCCCGGAGTAAAGCACAGCTTCACAAACCCCCAGGCGGACACCTACGCGAAGCAGTTCAACCTCCCCCTTGCCTACGACCCGAACGCCGACCAGAACTCCTGGGCACAGACCCTGAGATTCCTGAAGGAGATATTCAGGAAGGGGAAATAG
- a CDS encoding Ig domain-containing protein encodes MLSAKTIVPALVSLALLASASNAVSQACPSLSLAPAPLPPAVDGTPYGYTISAYGGEAPVGFMVTRGALPPGITISAAGNITGTPVASGTFGFTVTATDSCRSGRQRAEQQLTLQVLPLGTDPSSAAPKMKVRAPLKLSASVSPATLPLKATPAPGRQVVYRLAAQPPETATMESPGGTFSAGGRVLGSVPAPITVVLINGSGSAEESILVPDKIIRQAKETGAATLVYSRPFSGRGTTALAVVEFPLGGEGVLPPKQ; translated from the coding sequence ATGCTGTCAGCTAAAACCATTGTTCCCGCGCTAGTTTCTCTTGCTTTGCTCGCTTCGGCTTCCAACGCGGTGAGTCAGGCATGCCCTTCGCTTTCGCTGGCGCCGGCACCCTTGCCCCCGGCAGTAGACGGCACACCGTACGGCTACACCATCTCTGCCTACGGAGGGGAAGCGCCCGTCGGTTTCATGGTGACACGGGGGGCGCTGCCTCCGGGGATAACAATTTCCGCCGCAGGAAACATCACCGGTACCCCTGTTGCTTCCGGAACGTTCGGATTTACCGTCACCGCTACCGACAGCTGCCGCAGTGGGAGGCAGCGGGCTGAACAGCAGCTGACCCTGCAGGTCCTTCCACTTGGAACCGACCCCTCCTCGGCAGCTCCGAAGATGAAGGTGAGGGCGCCCCTCAAGCTGAGTGCATCCGTTTCGCCCGCAACACTTCCTCTCAAGGCCACACCTGCTCCCGGTCGGCAGGTAGTTTACAGGCTGGCGGCGCAGCCTCCGGAGACGGCAACGATGGAATCACCTGGCGGCACTTTTTCGGCGGGTGGACGGGTACTCGGATCGGTGCCGGCTCCCATAACGGTTGTTCTGATCAACGGATCTGGCTCGGCGGAGGAATCGATTCTGGTTCCCGATAAAATCATTCGGCAGGCCAAAGAAACCGGCGCCGCCACATTGGTGTACAGCCGCCCCTTCAGCGGCCGCGGTACGACGGCGCTTGCGGTCGTCGAGTTCCCCCTTGGGGGGGAAGGGGTTTTGCCACCTAAACAGTAG
- a CDS encoding GMP reductase, with the protein MRVESDLKLGFKDVLIRPKRSNLKSRSQVDLNRTFTFLHSGKTWTGIPVIAANMDTTGTFAVARVLASHLMLTAIHKHYSLEEWREFLTVEDEEIFSRIMVSTGSSEEDFLRLGQVLASHPQVQFICIDVANGYAQAFVEYVSRVREAHPDRTIIAGNVVTGEMVEELLLSGADVVKVGIGPGSVCTTRVKAGVGYPQLSAVIECADAAHGLGGRIISDGGCTCAGDVAKAFGAGADFVMIGGMFAGHDESGGQIVERDGRQYKLFYGMSSTTAMAKHAGGVAEYRASEGKTVEVPYRGPLTDTVRDILGGLRSACTYVGAAALREFTKRTTFIQVAEQENRFFT; encoded by the coding sequence ATGCGCGTAGAGTCGGATCTGAAGCTCGGCTTCAAGGACGTTCTTATAAGACCAAAGCGCTCCAATCTCAAGAGCCGGTCGCAGGTGGACCTCAACCGGACCTTCACGTTTCTGCACAGCGGTAAAACCTGGACAGGGATACCGGTCATCGCAGCCAACATGGATACAACCGGCACCTTTGCCGTGGCAAGGGTGCTCGCGTCCCACCTCATGCTGACCGCCATTCACAAGCACTATTCCCTGGAAGAATGGCGCGAATTCCTGACCGTGGAAGATGAGGAGATATTTTCCCGCATAATGGTCAGCACCGGCAGTTCGGAGGAAGATTTTCTCCGGCTCGGGCAGGTTCTCGCCAGCCACCCTCAGGTTCAGTTCATCTGCATAGATGTGGCGAACGGCTACGCGCAGGCTTTCGTTGAGTATGTTTCCAGAGTGAGGGAAGCTCACCCTGATCGCACGATCATAGCCGGAAACGTAGTGACGGGGGAGATGGTCGAAGAGCTTCTTCTTTCAGGGGCGGACGTGGTCAAGGTCGGAATAGGCCCCGGCTCGGTCTGCACCACGAGAGTCAAGGCAGGCGTTGGGTATCCGCAGCTTTCGGCGGTAATCGAATGCGCCGACGCCGCTCACGGGCTCGGAGGCAGGATCATCTCCGACGGCGGCTGCACATGCGCCGGCGATGTCGCAAAGGCATTCGGCGCCGGGGCGGACTTCGTCATGATCGGCGGAATGTTCGCAGGGCATGACGAAAGCGGCGGACAGATCGTCGAGCGCGATGGCAGGCAGTACAAGCTTTTCTACGGGATGAGTTCCACCACCGCCATGGCGAAACATGCCGGCGGGGTAGCGGAATACCGGGCCTCGGAGGGGAAAACGGTGGAAGTCCCGTATCGTGGACCTCTGACCGATACGGTACGGGACATCCTCGGCGGACTCCGCTCCGCCTGCACCTATGTAGGCGCCGCAGCGCTCCGGGAGTTCACCAAACGCACCACTTTCATTCAGGTGGCAGAGCAGGAAAACAGGTTTTTCACCTGA
- a CDS encoding serine/threonine protein kinase has product MDKSMHPFHSLTPAFIMDAVESQGFLCDCRTLALNSYENRVYQVGIEEGEPLIAKFYRPGRWSDEQIVEEHRFCLELAEHELPVVAPWVNSAGETLFRHDRFRFALYRRQGGHAPEFDNLDNLQILGRVLGRMHRIGAVRPFLHRPVLDSVSFGHDSVRLVTERFIPSENRESYVAVTAQLLAMIDRIFEETGPVRLIRAHGDCHSGNILWRGGAPHFVDFDDARTAPAVQDLWMMLSGDRHRQSAQLEALIEGYSEFFDFDPRELRLVEALRALRMLHHSAWLARRWEDPIFPQTFPWFNTVRYWGEQILALREQLAALEEPPLELP; this is encoded by the coding sequence ATGGACAAATCGATGCATCCGTTCCATTCCCTTACGCCCGCCTTCATAATGGACGCGGTGGAATCCCAGGGGTTTCTCTGCGACTGCCGCACCCTCGCGCTGAACAGCTACGAGAACAGGGTGTACCAGGTGGGAATCGAGGAGGGGGAGCCGCTTATCGCCAAGTTTTACCGCCCCGGCCGCTGGAGCGATGAGCAGATAGTCGAGGAGCACCGGTTCTGCCTGGAGCTGGCAGAGCACGAGCTGCCGGTCGTGGCGCCGTGGGTCAACTCCGCCGGTGAAACCCTCTTTCGCCATGACCGGTTCCGGTTCGCTCTTTACAGACGGCAGGGGGGGCATGCACCTGAGTTCGACAATCTCGACAATCTGCAGATTCTCGGCCGCGTACTCGGGCGGATGCATCGCATCGGGGCGGTGCGCCCCTTTCTCCATCGGCCGGTTCTCGACAGCGTGAGCTTTGGCCATGACAGCGTACGGCTTGTAACCGAGCGATTCATTCCTTCCGAGAACCGGGAGAGTTATGTCGCGGTTACCGCACAGCTGCTGGCGATGATCGACAGGATATTCGAGGAGACGGGGCCGGTGCGACTGATCCGGGCCCACGGCGACTGCCATTCGGGCAACATTCTGTGGCGGGGGGGCGCTCCCCATTTCGTGGATTTCGACGATGCCCGAACCGCCCCGGCAGTACAGGATCTCTGGATGATGCTGTCAGGAGACCGCCACCGCCAGTCTGCCCAGCTGGAGGCTCTCATAGAGGGGTACAGCGAGTTCTTCGACTTCGACCCTCGGGAGCTGCGTCTGGTCGAAGCGTTGCGGGCGCTGCGCATGCTGCATCATAGCGCATGGCTTGCACGGAGGTGGGAAGACCCTATTTTCCCGCAGACTTTCCCATGGTTCAACACGGTCAGGTATTGGGGGGAGCAGATACTCGCGCTGCGTGAACAGCTTGCGGCGCTTGAGGAGCCTCCCCTGGAGCTGCCATGA
- a CDS encoding radical SAM protein gives MLLIFPPVAKPSEPPAGIARLAGALQAHGIPCRLLDANLEGLLWLLGQPVLDSDTWTRRAEKNRFRHLAALGDPHTCRVPSRYSRAVHDLSRLLSAASGSAVRVGLADYQHSQLSPLKSEDLIASAECPEANPFFPYFSARLTEAVEGGEAAGPSGPTVGFSLTYLSQALTTFAMIGFLKRRFPSVAIAAGGGLVTSWVRSPRWRNPFGGLIDHLVAGPGEGPLLQLLGGKVESRLHHLPKYDGLPLKSYLSPGFILPYSASSGCWWNRCSFCPERAEGNGYVPIPAEQAAAGLHRLSEQHRPVLLHLLDNALAPAFLEKLIREPPGVPWYGFARISPELAEPDYCRELRRSGCVMLKLGLESGDQGVLDTLRKGICLGTASRALANLREAGIGVYLYLLFGTPAEDEAAARRTLDFVERHREAVTFLNLALFNMPLEGEEAAEYETEPFYAGDLSLYTGFRHPGGWDRNRVRAFIEREFKRTPSVASILRNDPPVFTSNHAPFFCKSWAGPATSG, from the coding sequence ATGCTGCTGATCTTTCCTCCTGTAGCCAAGCCCTCGGAACCTCCTGCGGGGATTGCCCGGCTTGCCGGAGCGCTCCAAGCGCACGGAATCCCCTGCCGCCTCCTCGATGCCAATCTGGAGGGTCTCCTTTGGCTCCTGGGCCAGCCTGTTCTGGACTCGGATACCTGGACCCGACGGGCGGAAAAAAACCGCTTCCGGCACCTGGCCGCGCTTGGGGATCCGCACACCTGCCGCGTCCCCAGCCGCTACAGCAGGGCTGTACATGACCTGAGCCGACTGCTCTCTGCAGCGTCGGGAAGCGCTGTGCGGGTCGGGCTGGCCGACTACCAGCACAGTCAGCTCTCCCCACTGAAAAGTGAGGATCTGATAGCTTCAGCCGAATGTCCTGAAGCGAATCCCTTCTTCCCCTATTTCAGTGCCCGCCTTACAGAAGCAGTGGAGGGAGGGGAGGCGGCAGGGCCATCAGGTCCCACCGTCGGTTTTTCCCTTACCTATCTGAGCCAGGCCCTCACCACTTTTGCCATGATCGGATTTCTCAAGAGGCGATTTCCTTCGGTGGCAATTGCTGCAGGGGGAGGGCTCGTGACGTCATGGGTGCGGAGTCCCCGCTGGCGAAATCCCTTCGGCGGGCTCATCGACCACCTGGTCGCCGGACCGGGGGAGGGGCCGTTACTGCAACTTCTGGGAGGAAAGGTAGAATCGAGGCTGCATCATCTTCCTAAATACGATGGGTTACCGCTGAAAAGCTACCTGTCCCCAGGGTTCATTCTCCCATACAGCGCGTCGAGCGGCTGCTGGTGGAACAGGTGCTCCTTCTGTCCCGAACGGGCTGAAGGAAACGGGTACGTTCCGATCCCTGCGGAACAGGCGGCTGCGGGCCTGCACAGGCTTTCCGAGCAGCACCGGCCGGTGCTGCTTCATCTGCTGGATAATGCCTTGGCGCCGGCGTTCCTGGAAAAACTGATCCGGGAGCCGCCAGGTGTACCCTGGTATGGGTTTGCGCGTATCTCCCCCGAGCTGGCGGAACCTGATTACTGCCGGGAATTGAGGAGATCGGGATGCGTGATGCTGAAGCTGGGGCTCGAGTCGGGGGACCAGGGTGTCCTCGACACGCTGCGGAAGGGGATTTGCCTGGGGACGGCGTCGAGGGCACTGGCTAACCTGCGGGAGGCGGGAATAGGCGTTTACCTCTACCTTCTTTTCGGCACTCCGGCGGAAGATGAGGCCGCCGCCCGGCGTACGCTCGATTTCGTCGAGCGGCACCGGGAAGCGGTGACGTTTCTGAACCTTGCGCTCTTCAATATGCCGCTCGAAGGGGAGGAGGCGGCGGAGTACGAGACGGAACCTTTCTACGCCGGCGATCTCTCCCTCTATACGGGTTTTCGCCACCCCGGCGGGTGGGATAGGAACCGTGTCAGGGCCTTTATCGAGCGCGAGTTCAAGCGTACTCCTTCCGTGGCCTCCATCCTGCGAAACGATCCCCCCGTATTCACCTCGAATCATGCCCCGTTTTTTTGCAAAAGCTGGGCAGGACCGGCTACTTCCGGATGA
- a CDS encoding superoxide dismutase family protein → MLRIVTCSVLLAAATTVAAAEKPITAQATMRDASGTVVGSATFTEKDDGVEVSVKVAGLPPGKHGIHLHEKGACDPPGFSTAGGHFNPTTKRHGAKNPEGKHAGDLPNLDVKPDGTGELTAVAAGATLSKGAASLLKEQGTALMIHAGPDDEKTDPSGNSGDRIACGIVIRK, encoded by the coding sequence ATGCTCAGGATAGTCACATGCTCAGTGCTTCTGGCCGCCGCAACAACGGTGGCTGCCGCAGAGAAGCCCATCACCGCACAGGCCACCATGAGAGACGCATCCGGAACCGTTGTCGGGTCGGCAACGTTTACTGAAAAGGATGATGGCGTGGAGGTCTCTGTCAAGGTGGCGGGACTCCCTCCCGGCAAGCACGGCATTCACCTGCACGAGAAGGGCGCTTGCGACCCTCCGGGCTTCTCCACAGCCGGAGGCCACTTCAACCCGACTACCAAACGCCACGGGGCGAAGAACCCGGAAGGGAAGCATGCGGGAGACCTTCCGAACCTCGACGTGAAACCTGACGGGACAGGTGAGCTTACCGCCGTCGCCGCGGGAGCAACGTTGTCGAAAGGCGCTGCATCGCTTCTAAAGGAGCAGGGGACGGCCCTGATGATTCATGCCGGTCCCGATGACGAAAAAACAGACCCTTCCGGTAATTCAGGTGATCGGATCGCCTGCGGGATAGTCATCCGGAAGTAG
- a CDS encoding peptidylprolyl isomerase, with protein sequence MAHAQQGDRVIIDFTGTLSDGTVFDSTIETGNGCSDECDADEHASGDCGCGCGEGPMELTIGAGQLFPQIEEALVGMSPGEKKKVMIPAAEAFGEVDDEKIFTVPRSNLPEGFDPQVGEEMVLSNDEDEEMGVAVIEVTDREVTFNANHPLAGEDLTYELQLVQIL encoded by the coding sequence ATGGCACATGCACAGCAAGGAGACAGGGTAATCATCGATTTCACCGGGACGCTCAGCGACGGCACCGTCTTTGACTCAACCATCGAAACTGGAAACGGATGCTCGGACGAGTGCGATGCGGATGAACATGCCTCGGGAGACTGCGGCTGCGGCTGCGGCGAGGGGCCCATGGAGCTCACCATCGGAGCGGGGCAGCTCTTTCCGCAGATCGAGGAAGCTCTTGTGGGAATGAGCCCGGGGGAAAAGAAAAAAGTTATGATACCCGCCGCTGAGGCTTTCGGGGAAGTCGATGACGAAAAAATCTTTACCGTGCCTCGCAGCAATCTGCCCGAGGGTTTCGATCCTCAGGTGGGAGAAGAGATGGTGCTTTCCAACGACGAAGACGAAGAGATGGGTGTCGCGGTCATCGAGGTAACGGACCGGGAGGTTACGTTCAATGCCAATCATCCCCTGGCCGGGGAAGATCTGACATATGAGCTGCAGCTGGTGCAGATCCTGTAG
- a CDS encoding HAD family phosphatase: MFRAIFWDNDGVLMETEHLYFRANAEALAGAGVDLTPELFREISLRRGESVLELAGEKEEVLRPVRDARYRELLSAEARVFPGVPDTLARLKGRLPMAIVTSCRRENFLRMHQRSGLLTYFDFVLTREDYAASKPDPEPYLTACARAGLAPEECLAVEDSERGVKSALRAGLAVAAIPGELNAGGDFTAARWHLENVADLLPLLGLN; the protein is encoded by the coding sequence ATGTTCAGGGCGATTTTCTGGGACAACGACGGTGTGCTCATGGAGACGGAGCACCTTTACTTCAGGGCCAACGCCGAAGCATTGGCCGGAGCCGGTGTCGATCTCACACCGGAACTTTTCCGGGAGATATCGCTCCGGCGGGGAGAAAGCGTTCTCGAATTGGCGGGGGAGAAGGAGGAGGTGCTTCGGCCGGTCCGTGATGCGCGTTACCGTGAGCTGCTTTCCGCTGAAGCGCGGGTTTTTCCGGGGGTGCCGGATACGCTGGCCCGGCTGAAGGGGAGGTTGCCCATGGCGATCGTCACGAGCTGCCGCCGGGAGAATTTCCTGCGCATGCACCAGCGAAGCGGCTTGCTCACCTATTTCGATTTCGTTCTGACCAGGGAAGATTACGCCGCCTCCAAGCCTGACCCGGAACCGTATCTCACTGCATGTGCCCGCGCAGGGCTTGCTCCGGAGGAATGTCTTGCGGTTGAGGACTCCGAACGGGGTGTTAAGTCAGCCCTGCGGGCGGGTCTGGCGGTGGCGGCTATTCCCGGAGAACTGAACGCCGGCGGGGACTTTACGGCGGCGCGGTGGCATCTGGAGAATGTAGCGGATCTCCTCCCCCTCCTTGGACTGAACTGA
- a CDS encoding DNA cytosine methyltransferase, which yields MTTTESSTEPVKPAARAIRALELFCGIGGFAAAVEGSNVRVVAALDHSPQALAVYRHNFPGHQARRVDLERVTAWELTTCAADLWWLSPPCQPYCERGIRRDLQDSRARSLLRLMEILRAMAVECLPQSIALENVAGFADSNARHQLVSILEGRGYYLRERLLCPSELGVPSRRPRYYLTASRLPLADLQPVNTNPRLLGSYLPRTDEVPHHLLLAPEIIEKFGSGLRILDREDPTAYTTCFTSGYGKSIVNAGSYLRCGDRVRYFSPQEISRLLHFPDTFSFPSEVSLRKQWHLIGNSLSVAAVQEILRGVPMVRLP from the coding sequence ATGACCACTACGGAAAGCAGTACTGAGCCGGTAAAGCCGGCTGCCCGGGCCATTCGGGCACTTGAGCTTTTTTGCGGAATCGGCGGGTTTGCCGCGGCAGTAGAGGGAAGCAACGTGCGGGTAGTAGCGGCTCTGGACCATAGTCCGCAGGCCCTTGCCGTCTACCGCCATAATTTCCCCGGGCATCAGGCGCGCCGGGTGGACCTGGAACGGGTAACCGCCTGGGAACTCACGACATGCGCTGCGGATCTCTGGTGGCTATCTCCCCCCTGCCAGCCCTACTGTGAACGAGGCATCAGGCGCGACCTGCAAGACTCGCGCGCCAGGAGCCTTCTCCGGCTGATGGAAATTCTCCGTGCAATGGCTGTGGAGTGCCTTCCGCAGAGTATCGCCCTCGAAAACGTCGCCGGCTTTGCCGATTCGAATGCGCGCCATCAACTGGTCTCAATCCTCGAAGGGCGGGGCTATTACCTTCGGGAGCGCCTCCTGTGCCCTTCCGAGCTAGGGGTGCCGTCACGACGCCCGCGATACTACCTTACCGCTTCCCGGCTCCCCCTGGCAGATCTCCAACCGGTAAACACGAACCCCCGACTGCTAGGCTCATACCTCCCACGGACCGATGAGGTCCCCCACCATCTTCTGCTTGCGCCGGAGATCATCGAGAAGTTCGGGTCGGGACTCCGGATTCTGGATCGGGAAGACCCGACGGCCTATACTACCTGCTTCACATCCGGATACGGAAAGTCCATCGTAAACGCTGGCTCCTACCTGCGCTGCGGCGACAGAGTCCGCTATTTTTCGCCTCAGGAGATCTCACGGCTTCTCCACTTCCCCGACACCTTCAGCTTCCCTTCTGAAGTCTCCCTGCGGAAACAGTGGCACCTCATCGGCAACAGCCTCTCCGTGGCAGCGGTACAGGAAATCCTTCGGGGTGTGCCGATGGTCCGGCTTCCTTGA
- a CDS encoding YceH family protein produces MYPVLNDIEVRILGCLIEKELTTPEYYPLTLNSLTTACNQKSNRDPVMNIEEGEVVAALDKLRFKGMARLSGVGGRVPKYCHSLAERLRLDEPELAVLAELLLRGPQTMGELRNRADRMSRFPDMGAIEAVLKELMDIDPPLVKLLPRQPGRKEQRYAHLLSGEPVVPLEEVDGRTAGAVGRGGESERMAKLEEEVSLLRNEVAELRRLVEEFKSQFE; encoded by the coding sequence ATGTACCCGGTCCTCAACGACATAGAAGTACGGATTCTCGGCTGTCTAATCGAGAAGGAGCTTACGACACCCGAGTACTACCCCCTCACCCTCAATTCTCTAACCACCGCATGCAATCAGAAGTCGAACCGCGACCCCGTCATGAACATCGAGGAGGGGGAGGTGGTCGCCGCACTCGACAAGCTGCGCTTCAAGGGAATGGCCCGGCTTTCGGGAGTAGGTGGCAGAGTGCCCAAATATTGCCACTCGCTGGCGGAGCGTCTGCGCCTGGACGAGCCCGAACTGGCCGTCCTTGCCGAACTTCTGTTGAGAGGTCCTCAGACCATGGGAGAGCTCCGAAACCGTGCGGACCGCATGTCCCGTTTTCCCGACATGGGAGCAATAGAAGCGGTGCTCAAGGAACTGATGGACATCGACCCTCCCCTCGTTAAGCTTCTGCCTCGCCAGCCGGGGAGAAAGGAGCAGCGGTACGCGCATCTTCTTTCAGGTGAACCGGTGGTGCCTTTGGAGGAAGTAGATGGACGTACTGCGGGGGCTGTCGGTAGAGGTGGGGAGTCCGAGCGGATGGCAAAGCTTGAGGAGGAGGTGTCGTTGCTGCGGAACGAAGTGGCCGAGCTTCGGAGGCTGGTGGAGGAATTCAAGTCCCAGTTCGAATAG
- a CDS encoding DUF169 domain-containing protein — protein MESAIAKAINLKSYPVAILWTDEKPEGAAQFSPGSWGCVMAMLGAAATKAKSAVFDRDSFGCVGGGYGLGFGNTYEQFPGGLEGFSRFLSSGNAGWEPGERIAEGMRAGGARGEFVDHFLHGERYKKDPETVRRYLEALPPMEIPTRYVAFRPLTQVAEGVEPVAVSVLVDPDQLAALVVLANYDRPGLENVAIPFVAGCQAVALLAFREASSEHPRCIVGQTDLSARKYLRSQAGKEITTFTMPFRRFREMESNVPGSFLEGDTWHSLQQ, from the coding sequence ATGGAAAGTGCAATTGCAAAAGCTATCAATCTTAAGTCTTATCCCGTGGCGATCTTGTGGACCGACGAAAAACCTGAAGGAGCCGCTCAATTCTCCCCCGGCAGTTGGGGATGTGTCATGGCGATGCTCGGTGCGGCGGCGACCAAGGCGAAATCCGCAGTATTCGACAGGGACAGCTTCGGTTGCGTCGGCGGCGGGTACGGACTTGGCTTCGGCAACACCTACGAGCAATTCCCCGGCGGGCTAGAAGGCTTCTCCCGGTTCCTTTCCAGCGGCAACGCCGGCTGGGAGCCAGGCGAGCGGATTGCGGAGGGAATGCGAGCCGGAGGGGCACGGGGGGAGTTTGTCGATCACTTCCTTCACGGCGAGCGCTACAAAAAGGACCCGGAGACGGTCCGCCGTTACCTGGAGGCCCTTCCTCCCATGGAAATACCCACCCGATATGTGGCTTTCCGTCCCTTGACACAGGTGGCGGAAGGTGTGGAGCCGGTTGCGGTGTCGGTGCTTGTTGACCCGGATCAGTTGGCTGCCCTTGTTGTCCTTGCCAACTACGACCGTCCGGGGTTGGAGAACGTGGCGATCCCATTCGTGGCCGGATGCCAGGCCGTAGCTCTTCTTGCTTTCCGGGAAGCTTCCTCTGAACATCCACGGTGTATCGTGGGGCAGACCGATCTTTCAGCGCGGAAGTACCTGCGGAGCCAGGCGGGAAAAGAGATTACGACCTTCACTATGCCGTTCCGCCGGTTCCGGGAGATGGAGTCCAACGTTCCGGGAAGTTTTCTTGAAGGCGATACGTGGCATTCGCTTCAGCAGTAG
- the tpx gene encoding thiol peroxidase, protein MQERRGIITFKGNPMTLLGPDLRPGNPAPDFRVVDNSLAPVTLRTYEGKIKVISSVPSLDTPVCDRETRRFNEDAARLPENVVVLTISLDLPFAQKRWCGAAGIDRVITLSDYQDRSFAESYGVLIKELKLLSRSLFVIDTENIIRFVQHVPEVTEEPDYDTVISAVQGLL, encoded by the coding sequence ATGCAGGAGCGTAGAGGAATCATCACTTTCAAGGGAAACCCGATGACGCTTCTCGGCCCGGATTTGAGACCTGGAAATCCAGCACCCGATTTCAGGGTCGTGGACAATTCTCTGGCCCCGGTGACGCTGCGCACCTATGAAGGAAAGATCAAGGTCATCAGCTCAGTCCCGTCTCTCGATACCCCTGTCTGCGATCGGGAAACGAGGCGCTTCAACGAGGATGCCGCCCGCCTGCCTGAAAATGTAGTGGTGCTGACCATAAGCCTCGATCTTCCGTTTGCCCAGAAGCGCTGGTGCGGCGCAGCGGGGATCGACCGGGTCATCACTCTTTCCGACTATCAGGACCGCTCCTTCGCAGAATCCTACGGAGTCTTGATCAAGGAACTGAAGCTTCTCTCCCGCTCTCTGTTCGTAATCGATACCGAAAACATTATCCGGTTCGTCCAGCACGTTCCCGAAGTCACCGAAGAGCCCGATTACGACACGGTCATATCGGCAGTGCAGGGGCTGCTCTGA
- a CDS encoding CoA pyrophosphatase: MLSIDKIKTRLAAHAPAVLPVDDRVRAAVALVLRCTERGPEVLFIERALRTGDPWSGDIGLPGGKVEPSDPDGRAAAEREAVEELGLDLGPATYLGFLGEIAGATLPVRVGCYVYLLEEVTELDPGDEVTDAFWVALTDLLDPARHGSVSITFQGESLPRPSIRLPQTGKPPLWGLTYRLIVELIQLLEPELQFPKQIRPTIMA; this comes from the coding sequence ATGCTGAGCATTGATAAGATAAAAACCCGGCTGGCAGCCCATGCCCCGGCGGTTCTTCCGGTAGATGATCGGGTGCGTGCCGCGGTTGCTCTCGTCCTGCGTTGCACGGAGCGGGGTCCTGAAGTCCTGTTCATAGAGCGGGCACTCCGCACCGGAGATCCCTGGTCCGGGGATATAGGCCTGCCTGGTGGAAAGGTGGAGCCATCCGACCCGGACGGTAGAGCTGCAGCCGAACGGGAAGCTGTCGAGGAGCTTGGACTCGATCTCGGACCAGCGACTTACCTGGGTTTTCTGGGGGAAATAGCCGGGGCGACGTTGCCGGTCCGGGTGGGCTGCTACGTTTATCTGCTCGAAGAAGTCACAGAACTTGATCCGGGAGACGAGGTAACGGATGCATTCTGGGTCGCTCTGACCGATCTTCTCGATCCTGCCCGCCATGGCAGCGTTTCCATAACGTTTCAAGGTGAAAGCCTGCCACGCCCTTCCATCCGCTTGCCGCAGACCGGTAAGCCGCCTCTCTGGGGGCTCACCTACAGGTTGATTGTCGAGCTCATCCAGCTGCTCGAACCGGAGCTCCAGTTCCCAAAACAGATTCGTCCTACCATCATGGCGTGA